The Pseudodesulfovibrio hydrargyri genome segment TTCTGTAACCAGCCATTTTCCACCTCTGCAGACTTGGATTTGGGCGCGCAGTCTTGTTAGTAGTCCAGGAACTGAAGAAAAATCCGGACTTGGTCAACAATCTCCCCTCTTGTGAGAAATTTCTCAATCAAAACCAATCATAACCCCTTTTTTCTCACGAGTGAAAGAAAAATCATGTTATAGATTTCACATGCCGGGTATTCATTGCCCACGGAGGACCGCCACGCATAAGGTCCAACATAATCAAAAAGCGCGCAGTATCACCATTGTCTGTACAGGAGGAGTGTATGGGTAAGGAATTGGTAAAGAGCATATGCGGCATGTGCTCTGTACGATGTCCTATCGAGGTCGAAGTGGTCGACGGCAGAGCGGAATATATCCAGGGTAATCCCGATGCCCCCGGCATCATGGGCTCCCTGTGTCCGCGCGGCGCTGCCGGTACGGCCCTGACCTACGACGAGGACCGCCCGCAGTACCCCATGGTGCGCACGGGCAAACGCGGCGAAGGGAAATGGAAGCGTGTGTCGTGGGACGAGGCCCTGGATTACGTGGCCGAGGAACTGACCCGCATCCAGGACACCTACGGCAAGAATTCGGTCCTGTTCTCGGACCGCGGCGGCCCGTTCCGCGACTTTTACCGCGCCTTTCTGCGCGGTATCGGCACGGCCAACTACAACAACCACGACTCGGCCTGCGCCCGCAACGTGCAGAACGCGGCCCTGTCCGTATTCGGCTTCGGCCGCAAGGGCGTGTCCTACGACCTGAAAAACGCCAAGCACGTGGTGCTCCAGCAGCGCAACATCCTCGAGGCCATCAACGTGGCCGAGGTGAACAACCTGTTCGCGGGCATCGAGAAAGGCGCCAAGCTGACGGTCATCGACATCCGGGCCAACGTCCCGGCCACCAAGGCGGACAACTTCTTCATGGTCCGGCCCGGCACGGACTACGCCTTCAACCTGGCGGTCATCAACGTCCTGATCAACAATGAGCTGTACGACAAACAGTTCGTGGCCGACTGGGTCGAGGACTTCGACAAGCTCGCCGAGTTCGTCAAGCCCTATACCCCGGAGTGGGCCGAGGGCGAGACCGGCGTGTCCGCGGCGGGCCTGATCGACTTCTGCAACCAGCTGGCCGAGGCCGCGCCGAGCGTGATCTGGCATCCGGGCTGGATGACGGCGCGCTACTCCGATTCCTTCTACATGACCCGGACCATCTACATCATCAACGCGCTGCTCGGGGCCATCGGGGCCAAGGGCGGCCTGCCGTTCATGAACAAGCCGGGCGACGTGGGCGCCAAGGGGCTGAAGAGCTTCATGGAGCTCTATCCCAAGCCCGAGGGCCAGCGCGCGGACGGCATCGGCTGGATGGAAGGACGCAAGCACTTCGACGCGGGCCCGGGCCTGGTCCACCTGGCCTACGAGGCCGCGGTGGAGGAAAAGCCCTACCCGATCAAGGCGTACATCGCCCAGCGCCACGACCCGCTCATGGCCTTCCCGGACAAGGAAGACGTCAAGGCCAAGTGGAAGGACATCGAACTGCTCGTGGCCGTGACCTTCTCCTGGTCCGACACCGCCTGGAACGCGGACGTGATCCTGCCCATCTCCCCGTATCTCGAACGGGACGAGATCCTGATGACCAAGAACGGCCCCAAGCCCGCCTTCCAGGTGCGCAAACGCGCCATCGAGCCGGTCTACGACACCAAGGCCGTGTGGGAGATCTACGCGGGCCTGGCCCGGCGCATGGGCCTCAAGGAGCTGGACTACACCAACATCGAGGACATCTGGAAATTCCAGCTCGAGGGCACCGGCGTGTCCATCGAGGACTTCGCCAAGACCGGCATCGTGTCCCTGGCCTCCGATCCGCTGTACAAGCCGGTCAAGGAGGGCTCCTTCAAGACCCCGTCCGGCAAGGTCCAGATGATCGACGCCAAGCTCGAGGCGGACGGCATGCCGTCGCTCAAGCCCTACGAGGCCCCGGAACAGGCGCCTGAGGGCAAGTTCCGCATCACCTTCGGCCGCTGCGCCCTGCACACCCAGGGCCACACCGTGAACAACTCCCTGCTCTTCGAGCAGATGCCCGAGAACGTCCTGTGGATCAACACCAAGCGCGCCGAAGCGCTGGGCATCGAGCAGGACGAGTACGTGACCGTGGGCAGCAACGGCTACAAGGCCAAGATCAAGGCGTTCGTCACGGACTTCGTCCATCCCGAGGCCGTCTTCATGGTCCATGGTTTCGGCCACGACCTGCCGTGCGAGACCCGCGCCAACGGCAAAGGCGCGGCCGACAACATGCTCATGCCCAAGGGCATCGACAAGTGGGACCACGGCGGCGGGGCCATCGCCATGCAGGAGCACTTCGTTTCCGTATCCAAATAAAC includes the following:
- a CDS encoding molybdopterin-containing oxidoreductase family protein, whose translation is MGKELVKSICGMCSVRCPIEVEVVDGRAEYIQGNPDAPGIMGSLCPRGAAGTALTYDEDRPQYPMVRTGKRGEGKWKRVSWDEALDYVAEELTRIQDTYGKNSVLFSDRGGPFRDFYRAFLRGIGTANYNNHDSACARNVQNAALSVFGFGRKGVSYDLKNAKHVVLQQRNILEAINVAEVNNLFAGIEKGAKLTVIDIRANVPATKADNFFMVRPGTDYAFNLAVINVLINNELYDKQFVADWVEDFDKLAEFVKPYTPEWAEGETGVSAAGLIDFCNQLAEAAPSVIWHPGWMTARYSDSFYMTRTIYIINALLGAIGAKGGLPFMNKPGDVGAKGLKSFMELYPKPEGQRADGIGWMEGRKHFDAGPGLVHLAYEAAVEEKPYPIKAYIAQRHDPLMAFPDKEDVKAKWKDIELLVAVTFSWSDTAWNADVILPISPYLERDEILMTKNGPKPAFQVRKRAIEPVYDTKAVWEIYAGLARRMGLKELDYTNIEDIWKFQLEGTGVSIEDFAKTGIVSLASDPLYKPVKEGSFKTPSGKVQMIDAKLEADGMPSLKPYEAPEQAPEGKFRITFGRCALHTQGHTVNNSLLFEQMPENVLWINTKRAEALGIEQDEYVTVGSNGYKAKIKAFVTDFVHPEAVFMVHGFGHDLPCETRANGKGAADNMLMPKGIDKWDHGGGAIAMQEHFVSVSK